Proteins found in one uncultured Desulfuromonas sp. genomic segment:
- a CDS encoding class 1 fructose-bisphosphatase — translation MGAPGTTKFQIDLRRHLRERKVERRLREVICEIAEASKYIINSIRTGDLGVAGTSNLYGEEQLALDVLSDRILQKRLKNSGVVSNVVSEENNEIINFECTNKVCYSVAYDPLDGSSLVDVNLAVGTILSIYQGDDILQPGRNQAAAMYILYGPRTTLVYSTGDGVHEFAMNQLMEYTLVKENVTIDKVGGIYSPGGQRNLYTSGTEAFVRSLEEKGHKLRYSGGFVPDINQILMKGRGIFMYPHLQGRPDGKLRLLYELNPMAFLIEQAGGAASTGRGPILDIDPEGIDDCSPVFIGCREDVALAESFIAQE, via the coding sequence ATGGGCGCACCGGGAACAACGAAATTTCAGATCGATTTACGCAGACATTTACGAGAACGTAAGGTCGAACGTCGGCTTCGTGAGGTGATCTGCGAAATTGCTGAAGCTTCCAAATATATTATCAACTCAATTCGTACCGGTGACCTGGGTGTAGCGGGTACGTCCAACCTTTACGGTGAAGAACAGCTGGCACTGGATGTTTTGTCTGATCGTATCTTGCAGAAGCGTTTGAAAAATTCCGGTGTTGTGTCCAATGTTGTTTCTGAAGAAAACAACGAAATTATCAACTTCGAGTGTACCAATAAAGTGTGCTATTCGGTGGCCTATGATCCTCTTGATGGATCGTCGCTGGTGGATGTTAACTTGGCTGTTGGAACAATTCTCTCCATCTACCAAGGCGACGATATTCTGCAGCCGGGGCGTAATCAAGCGGCCGCCATGTATATCCTCTATGGGCCGCGGACAACATTGGTCTACTCGACCGGAGACGGTGTTCATGAATTTGCCATGAACCAGTTGATGGAATATACCCTGGTCAAAGAGAATGTGACTATCGACAAGGTGGGCGGAATTTATTCGCCGGGCGGTCAGCGCAACCTTTATACCTCGGGAACCGAAGCTTTTGTGCGCTCCCTGGAGGAAAAAGGCCATAAACTACGCTATAGCGGGGGATTCGTTCCCGACATCAATCAGATCCTGATGAAGGGGCGCGGTATTTTTATGTATCCGCATCTTCAGGGACGCCCGGACGGTAAGTTGCGCCTGTTGTATGAGCTGAATCCGATGGCGTTTCTGATCGAGCAGGCTGGTGGTGCGGCTTCAACCGGGCGTGGGCCGATTCTTGATATCGACCCGGAGGGGATTGACGATTGCTCTCCGGTGTTTATCGGATGCCGCGAAGATGTTGCACTGGCTGAATCGTTCATTGCCCAAGAATAG
- a CDS encoding EI24 domain-containing protein: MKSIPFTGVRRFSTGFFSLLHAFRFLGANPSLLKYVAIPFVINVVVFSATLYWGVDLFNGMVGQYLGPQDAWYWQIVAVVVKVIAGLLTAVIVFFTFTVVGNLIASPFNDILSERTEEILTDQPNNEPFSLKMFMVDLWRVLRDELRKMSIFVALMIFLLLFNMIPVVGSPVYAFCSVALTLFFLVVEYTGFVFGRKHLGFADQKRFIKGNFMASVGFGLAVMCMLMIPFVQFVTIPIAVIAATRLCCLCDPEAELSGR; encoded by the coding sequence ATGAAGTCCATACCGTTTACGGGTGTTCGTCGGTTCAGTACCGGTTTTTTCTCATTGTTGCACGCCTTTCGTTTTCTTGGAGCAAATCCCTCGCTCCTCAAATATGTGGCGATTCCGTTTGTAATCAATGTTGTGGTGTTTTCGGCAACGTTGTACTGGGGCGTTGATCTGTTCAACGGGATGGTTGGTCAGTATCTTGGCCCTCAGGATGCCTGGTACTGGCAAATTGTAGCGGTTGTTGTCAAAGTCATTGCTGGTTTATTGACGGCGGTGATTGTGTTTTTTACCTTTACCGTGGTGGGTAACCTGATCGCGTCACCATTTAACGACATCCTCTCTGAACGCACCGAAGAAATTTTAACCGACCAGCCGAACAACGAGCCCTTTTCGTTGAAAATGTTCATGGTGGATCTGTGGCGTGTCCTCAGGGATGAACTGCGCAAAATGTCAATTTTTGTCGCCCTGATGATCTTTTTGTTGCTGTTCAATATGATCCCTGTTGTTGGCTCACCGGTGTACGCGTTTTGTTCTGTGGCCCTGACGCTGTTTTTTCTGGTGGTAGAATACACCGGTTTTGTCTTTGGCCGCAAACATCTGGGGTTTGCTGATCAGAAACGTTTTATCAAAGGAAATTTCATGGCCTCCGTTGGTTTCGGTTTGGCTGTGATGTGTATGTTAATGATTCCGTTTGTGCAGTTTGTGACGATTCCTATTGCCGTGATTGCCGCAACCCGTTTGTGTTGTTTGTGTGATCCTGAAGCTGAATTGTCAGGCCGTTAA
- a CDS encoding TraB/GumN family protein, producing MSQSSPLTDSTKSQTKTNDSSDIHRLTHHGKEIILIGTAHISRESVATVTQAIEQEQPDCVCVELDEQRYQTLKDRNRWEKLNILQVVKNGQVPFLMANLALASFQKRMGLQTGVKPGEELAAAAQTAEDHDIRVALVDRNIRITLLRAWRKTGLWKKMNLVATLFAGMFEKQELDEEQLSQLRQTDSLSSMLEEMGELLPAAKTILVDERDAWMTYHILQAAGEKTVAVVGAAHVPGIKRCLDHPPEDDAIKEMGIIPPKSTLSKAVPWIIPAIVALLFIVGFFFGDRSRLMDAATAWVLANGTLSALGALIALGHPLTVLSAFIAAPLTSLNPTIGAGFVTALVQAMLVPPTVADMENVSNDIAQLRGWWCNRVTRVLLVFFLSSMGSTIGTFVAFGWLKDLI from the coding sequence ATGTCTCAATCCTCCCCGTTGACCGATTCAACAAAATCCCAGACAAAGACAAACGACTCATCAGACATCCATCGTTTAACCCATCACGGCAAAGAGATTATCCTCATTGGCACTGCGCATATTTCCAGGGAATCGGTTGCCACCGTCACCCAGGCCATTGAACAGGAACAGCCGGATTGTGTCTGTGTTGAACTGGATGAACAGCGCTATCAAACCCTTAAAGATCGTAACCGCTGGGAGAAACTCAATATCCTCCAAGTGGTTAAAAATGGCCAGGTACCGTTCCTCATGGCCAACTTGGCCTTGGCATCGTTCCAGAAACGGATGGGCTTACAAACCGGCGTCAAACCGGGAGAAGAACTTGCTGCTGCTGCACAAACCGCTGAGGATCATGACATTCGCGTCGCCCTGGTAGATCGCAATATCCGCATCACCTTGTTGCGTGCCTGGCGCAAAACCGGCTTGTGGAAAAAAATGAATCTGGTCGCCACACTGTTTGCCGGCATGTTTGAAAAACAGGAACTCGACGAAGAGCAACTCAGCCAACTGCGCCAGACCGACAGCCTCTCCTCTATGCTTGAAGAGATGGGCGAGCTGCTTCCCGCGGCAAAAACGATCCTGGTCGATGAACGCGATGCCTGGATGACCTACCACATTCTTCAAGCCGCTGGAGAGAAAACCGTTGCCGTGGTCGGAGCAGCCCATGTCCCAGGAATAAAAAGATGTCTGGACCATCCACCTGAAGACGATGCCATTAAAGAGATGGGGATAATCCCCCCCAAAAGCACTCTTTCCAAAGCGGTTCCGTGGATTATTCCAGCCATTGTGGCGCTGCTGTTTATCGTCGGTTTCTTTTTTGGCGACCGCAGCCGACTGATGGATGCCGCCACAGCATGGGTCCTGGCCAACGGTACTCTTTCCGCTCTGGGTGCCCTTATCGCCCTTGGCCATCCCCTGACGGTACTCTCCGCGTTTATTGCTGCGCCACTGACCTCACTCAATCCCACCATCGGTGCGGGTTTTGTCACGGCGTTGGTTCAAGCCATGCTGGTACCACCAACCGTTGCTGATATGGAGAACGTCAGTAACGACATTGCCCAACTGCGCGGCTGGTGGTGTAATCGGGTGACCCGGGTTCTGCTGGTTTTCTTCCTTTCTTCCATGGGATCAACCATTGGCACCTTTGTAGCCTTTGGCTGGCTGAAAGATCTTATTTAA
- a CDS encoding ferritin family protein, which translates to MSEKIDLQQAIKEAMQTEKDAMDYYKYGAEKMFDEKAKRSFEILAKEEKQHAHMFYAIYKGDDIPDFEAFIAAAPNTESNWWKALQQAMLGDFDERKAIELAIDQELELENNLRAMAEKIDDPEVKKIYLANARSTHHHYELCQEEHNAILGQSG; encoded by the coding sequence ATGTCTGAAAAAATCGATCTGCAACAAGCCATTAAAGAAGCCATGCAAACTGAAAAAGATGCCATGGATTACTATAAATACGGTGCTGAAAAGATGTTTGACGAAAAAGCCAAACGATCTTTTGAGATCCTCGCTAAAGAGGAAAAGCAGCATGCGCACATGTTTTACGCCATCTACAAAGGGGATGATATTCCCGACTTTGAAGCCTTTATCGCCGCTGCACCGAATACCGAATCCAACTGGTGGAAAGCACTTCAACAAGCCATGCTTGGCGACTTTGATGAGCGTAAAGCCATTGAACTGGCTATCGATCAGGAGCTTGAACTGGAAAACAATCTGCGTGCTATGGCAGAAAAAATTGACGACCCTGAGGTTAAGAAAATTTACCTGGCCAACGCCCGCTCAACGCATCACCATTATGAGCTGTGTCAGGAAGAGCACAACGCTATCCTCGGCCAATCCGGTTGA
- a CDS encoding antibiotic biosynthesis monooxygenase, translating to MAVKIIIIRQVPQEKEPDIRPLLLKMRSLAHAQNGYISGETLINFDNPSERIVISTWKTLENWNDWLNNDQRITLQSEVDRILGHETLYQIYYNG from the coding sequence ATGGCCGTCAAGATCATTATCATCCGTCAAGTTCCCCAAGAAAAAGAACCGGATATCCGCCCGTTACTTCTTAAAATGCGCTCTCTGGCCCACGCCCAGAACGGCTACATTTCCGGCGAAACCCTGATCAACTTCGACAATCCCAGCGAACGTATCGTCATCAGCACATGGAAAACTCTGGAAAACTGGAACGATTGGCTTAACAACGATCAACGCATCACATTACAAAGTGAGGTTGATCGGATTCTCGGCCATGAGACCCTTTACCAGATCTACTACAACGGCTAA
- a CDS encoding acyl-CoA carboxylase subunit beta encodes MENKIDQLLALRQQALQGGGLERQKKRHSSGRYTARERIDLLLDEDSFEEFDMFKTHRCTHFEMEKNKWPGDGVITGYGTINGRLVYIFSQDFTIIGGSLSETHAEKICKIMDMALKNGAPVIGLNDSGGARIQEGIESLAGYAEIFQRNVMCSGVIPQISAIFGPCAGGAVYSPALTDFTVMVRDHSYMFLTGPKVVKSVTGEQVDVEQLGGAEVHTTRSGVAHLAVENEFIALDTLKQLISYLPQNNMASAPLVENDDPPTRSVAEISQLVPVDANQPYDMKALIAPLVDDGSFFEIQPDFAPNLIIGFARFNGQSVGLVANQPAHMAGVLDNDASIKGARFVRCCDAFNLPLITLVDVPGFMPGTVQEYGGIIRNGAKLLYAYAEATVPKITITTRKAYGGAYCVMSSKHLRGDINYAWPSAEIAVMGAKGAVELIYGRSLKGQAEALAQREAEYSEAFANPYAAAERGYVDDVILPERTRLRICKALAMLADKRDSNPPRKHGNIPL; translated from the coding sequence ATGGAAAACAAAATAGATCAACTTCTGGCACTGCGACAACAGGCATTACAAGGTGGCGGGTTGGAACGTCAGAAAAAGCGTCACAGTTCCGGTCGCTATACCGCCAGAGAACGGATCGACCTGTTGCTTGATGAAGATAGTTTTGAAGAGTTTGACATGTTCAAAACCCATCGTTGTACCCACTTTGAGATGGAGAAAAATAAGTGGCCGGGCGATGGTGTCATTACCGGATACGGCACCATCAATGGCCGTCTTGTCTATATTTTTTCACAGGACTTTACCATCATCGGTGGCTCACTATCGGAAACCCATGCGGAAAAGATTTGCAAGATCATGGATATGGCCCTGAAAAACGGGGCTCCGGTCATCGGCCTTAATGATTCGGGCGGTGCCCGCATTCAGGAAGGCATCGAAAGCCTGGCAGGCTATGCGGAAATTTTTCAGCGCAATGTCATGTGTTCTGGTGTGATCCCGCAGATTTCAGCCATTTTCGGCCCTTGTGCCGGTGGCGCGGTATACAGTCCAGCACTGACCGACTTTACCGTGATGGTACGTGATCACAGTTACATGTTTCTCACCGGTCCCAAAGTGGTAAAAAGTGTCACTGGCGAACAAGTGGATGTGGAGCAACTCGGTGGTGCCGAAGTTCACACCACTCGCAGCGGTGTGGCTCATCTGGCCGTGGAAAATGAGTTTATTGCTCTGGATACCCTCAAACAACTCATCAGCTATCTGCCGCAAAACAACATGGCCTCTGCGCCTCTGGTGGAAAACGATGACCCGCCCACCCGATCAGTTGCGGAGATCAGCCAACTGGTGCCGGTTGACGCCAATCAGCCCTACGACATGAAAGCCCTGATCGCGCCCCTGGTGGATGACGGCAGTTTTTTTGAAATTCAACCGGATTTTGCGCCGAACCTGATTATCGGCTTCGCCCGCTTTAACGGCCAGAGTGTCGGACTGGTGGCCAATCAACCTGCGCACATGGCCGGAGTGCTCGATAACGATGCGTCGATCAAGGGTGCACGCTTTGTGCGCTGTTGCGATGCCTTCAACCTTCCCCTGATCACGCTGGTGGATGTACCGGGATTCATGCCGGGCACGGTCCAGGAGTATGGCGGTATCATCCGTAATGGGGCCAAGCTACTTTACGCTTATGCGGAAGCCACAGTTCCCAAAATCACCATTACGACCCGCAAAGCCTATGGTGGCGCGTATTGTGTCATGAGTTCCAAACATCTGCGCGGTGATATCAATTATGCCTGGCCTTCAGCGGAGATTGCCGTGATGGGTGCCAAAGGGGCGGTTGAACTGATTTACGGCCGTAGCCTTAAAGGTCAGGCGGAGGCACTCGCCCAACGGGAAGCGGAATACAGCGAGGCATTTGCTAACCCCTATGCTGCGGCTGAACGTGGCTATGTCGATGATGTCATTCTCCCGGAACGCACCCGTCTGCGCATTTGCAAGGCACTGGCCATGTTGGCGGACAAACGCGACAGCAACCCGCCGCGTAAACACGGCAATATTCCGCTGTAA
- a CDS encoding OadG family protein, producing the protein MIHFDLTNVLRGDGFTTTIIGMTIVFSGLLLISLFIRLLPKILAALDHFTAPQQARAVDVPADTVPSEEEVHAAICLAIHMELERCGGDLQRITIAQRPAPGSFWNSAGKMRSLSDRSPHA; encoded by the coding sequence ATGATCCATTTTGACCTGACCAATGTTTTACGCGGCGACGGCTTCACCACCACCATCATCGGCATGACCATCGTCTTCAGCGGGCTGCTGTTGATCAGTCTTTTTATCCGCCTGCTGCCAAAAATCCTCGCGGCCTTGGATCACTTTACCGCACCGCAGCAGGCCCGTGCAGTTGACGTACCGGCAGATACCGTCCCCAGTGAAGAGGAGGTCCATGCCGCCATCTGCCTGGCCATTCATATGGAGTTAGAGCGGTGTGGCGGTGACCTGCAACGCATCACCATTGCCCAACGTCCGGCCCCCGGCTCGTTCTGGAATTCGGCAGGAAAAATGAGAAGTCTTTCGGACAGGAGTCCCCATGCGTAA
- a CDS encoding acetyl-CoA carboxylase biotin carboxyl carrier protein subunit, with the protein MRKYQLTINKKSITVNLKELTAEAAEVEVNGTRYQVTIENIHQDEETITGPTSRSLTRPVNAVTPSAKTSPRQGDQSGSVCAPIPGSIIAVFVKNGDEVQAGQPLFKMEAMKMENEINSRVTGIVAAVHVQQGDSVAQGQEILLIEVKPPRRRQSDPKN; encoded by the coding sequence ATGCGTAAATATCAACTGACTATCAACAAAAAATCAATCACTGTTAATCTTAAAGAACTGACCGCCGAAGCCGCCGAAGTTGAGGTAAACGGCACCAGATATCAAGTCACCATCGAAAATATCCATCAAGATGAAGAAACCATAACCGGCCCGACCAGTCGCAGCCTCACCCGACCGGTAAATGCGGTCACACCTTCCGCAAAAACGTCGCCGCGCCAGGGAGATCAGAGCGGTTCGGTGTGCGCGCCGATTCCCGGATCGATCATTGCCGTTTTTGTTAAAAACGGCGACGAGGTCCAGGCCGGGCAACCGCTATTCAAGATGGAAGCGATGAAAATGGAAAATGAGATCAACAGTCGAGTCACCGGCATCGTTGCCGCTGTGCATGTCCAGCAGGGCGATAGTGTGGCTCAAGGCCAAGAGATCCTGTTGATTGAAGTCAAGCCGCCACGTCGTCGCCAATCCGACCCGAAAAATTAA
- a CDS encoding sodium ion-translocating decarboxylase subunit beta: MEMFSQFINGTGFVSLSWGNLIMLIIGIIFISLAIIKDYEPLLLVPIGFGVLVGNIPPVAGMALSVYDDGSVLRYIYYGVSEGIYPPLIFLGIGAMTDFSAMLSNPKLVLLGAAAQVGIFLTLIGALALGFTPQEAGAIGIIGGADGPTAIFLSSKLAPHLLGSIAIAAYSYMALVPVIQPPIMKLLTTREERLIRMAAPRSVSKRERVIFPVGAFLICAMIAPGSMVLIGMLFFGNLLKESLVTDRLANTARNAMIDIVTILLGFSVGASTSADHFLTPQSILIFALGALSFCIATAGGILFAKFMNLFLKDKINPLVGAAGVSAVPDSARVVHNMGQKEDPGNFLLMHAMAPNVSGVIGSAIGAGVLWTVLVK; this comes from the coding sequence ATGGAAATGTTCAGTCAATTCATCAATGGAACCGGCTTTGTCTCGTTAAGCTGGGGCAATCTGATCATGCTGATCATCGGCATCATCTTCATCTCCCTGGCTATTATCAAAGATTATGAACCATTGCTGCTCGTGCCCATTGGCTTTGGTGTTCTGGTCGGCAACATTCCACCGGTCGCCGGCATGGCGTTGAGCGTTTATGATGACGGCAGCGTGCTGCGTTATATCTACTATGGTGTCAGTGAAGGCATTTATCCACCGCTGATTTTTCTCGGCATCGGCGCCATGACCGATTTTTCCGCCATGCTGTCCAACCCCAAATTGGTACTGCTTGGCGCCGCAGCGCAGGTCGGTATTTTCCTCACCCTGATCGGAGCTCTAGCGTTGGGTTTTACACCTCAGGAAGCCGGAGCCATCGGCATTATCGGTGGTGCAGACGGCCCGACGGCCATCTTCCTGTCATCCAAACTGGCCCCACACCTGCTTGGGTCCATCGCCATCGCCGCCTATTCCTACATGGCTCTGGTTCCGGTGATCCAGCCACCAATTATGAAGCTCCTCACCACTCGCGAAGAACGGCTGATCCGCATGGCAGCACCACGTAGCGTCAGCAAACGGGAACGGGTCATCTTTCCAGTCGGGGCGTTTTTGATCTGTGCCATGATCGCGCCCGGCTCCATGGTCTTGATCGGCATGCTGTTTTTCGGCAACCTGCTCAAAGAAAGCCTGGTTACCGACCGACTGGCCAACACCGCACGTAATGCCATGATTGATATCGTCACCATCCTGTTGGGCTTTTCCGTTGGTGCCAGCACCAGTGCCGACCATTTTCTCACCCCACAGTCCATTTTGATCTTTGCGCTTGGTGCCCTGTCCTTCTGCATTGCCACTGCCGGAGGAATCCTGTTTGCCAAATTTATGAACCTGTTTTTGAAGGATAAAATCAACCCGTTGGTCGGCGCGGCCGGAGTCTCCGCCGTCCCGGATTCAGCCCGGGTGGTTCACAACATGGGGCAAAAAGAGGATCCCGGCAATTTTCTGCTCATGCACGCCATGGCGCCCAATGTTTCCGGGGTCATCGGCTCGGCCATAGGTGCCGGTGTGTTGTGGACGGTCTTGGTCAAATAA
- the purB gene encoding adenylosuccinate lyase: MITAISPIDGRYASKVTPLTECFSEYALMRNRVKVEVMWLLELCAEKDIVECRSLSDEEQQLLLSMIDDFTPERAEKVKALERVTNHDVKAVEYYLKEQITGTTLEDISEFIHFSCTSEDINNLSHALMLKDGLAALVPLQQEIVDEVARLAHEFRAVPMLARTHGQTASPTTIGKELAVFVARLKKQSQCIAAVEILGKLNGAVGNFNAHVSAYPDVDWPALAKRVIEGSLGLTQNLFTTQIEPHDYMAELFDALCRWNTILTDLDRDIWTYISMAYFGQKTIKGEIGSSTMPHKVNPIDFENSEGNCGLANAMFGHLSSKLPISRLQRDLTDSTVLRNMGVGFGYSMIAYHSTLKGLSKLKLNEEKLAHDLDQAWEVLAEPIQTVMRKAGIENPYEKLKELTRGQKITSEIIREFVESLELPEEDKKRLKELTPGGYIGIAPEIADLL; encoded by the coding sequence ATGATTACTGCGATCAGTCCGATTGATGGACGGTATGCGTCCAAAGTAACTCCCTTGACCGAATGTTTTTCCGAGTATGCGTTAATGCGTAACCGGGTCAAGGTTGAGGTGATGTGGCTGCTGGAACTTTGCGCTGAGAAAGACATTGTAGAATGTCGGTCTCTAAGCGATGAAGAGCAGCAACTGTTGCTGTCGATGATTGATGATTTCACCCCCGAACGTGCCGAGAAGGTTAAAGCTCTGGAGCGTGTCACCAACCACGACGTAAAAGCGGTGGAATATTACCTCAAGGAGCAGATCACCGGGACCACTCTGGAAGATATTTCCGAATTTATCCACTTTTCCTGCACCTCTGAAGATATCAACAATCTGTCTCATGCTTTGATGCTCAAAGATGGTCTGGCGGCTCTGGTGCCGTTGCAACAGGAGATTGTTGATGAGGTTGCCAGGTTGGCGCATGAATTTCGGGCTGTACCCATGTTGGCTCGTACCCACGGACAGACGGCATCTCCGACCACCATCGGCAAAGAGCTGGCGGTCTTTGTGGCTCGTCTGAAGAAGCAGAGTCAGTGCATTGCTGCTGTGGAGATCCTCGGCAAGCTCAATGGAGCGGTTGGAAACTTCAACGCTCACGTGTCGGCGTATCCTGATGTGGATTGGCCGGCTCTGGCCAAGCGGGTCATTGAAGGGAGCCTCGGCCTGACTCAAAACCTGTTCACGACCCAGATCGAACCGCATGACTATATGGCTGAGCTGTTTGATGCCCTGTGTCGTTGGAATACCATTCTTACCGATCTTGACCGGGATATCTGGACCTATATTTCCATGGCCTACTTTGGTCAGAAAACCATCAAAGGTGAAATCGGTTCTTCAACCATGCCGCATAAAGTCAATCCGATTGATTTTGAAAACTCCGAAGGCAACTGCGGTCTGGCTAATGCCATGTTTGGCCATCTGTCGAGCAAACTACCCATCTCACGGCTGCAACGTGACCTGACCGATTCTACGGTACTGCGCAATATGGGCGTGGGGTTCGGTTACAGCATGATTGCTTATCATTCGACCCTTAAGGGATTGAGCAAGCTCAAGCTCAACGAAGAGAAGCTGGCTCATGATCTGGACCAGGCGTGGGAGGTTCTTGCTGAACCGATTCAGACAGTGATGCGCAAGGCGGGCATTGAAAATCCCTACGAAAAACTCAAGGAATTGACTCGCGGCCAGAAGATCACCTCGGAGATTATTCGTGAATTTGTCGAAAGTCTGGAACTGCCGGAAGAGGATAAAAAACGTTTGAAAGAGTTGACTCCGGGCGGGTACATCGGTATCGCTCCGGAAATCGCGGATCTGTTGTAG
- a CDS encoding OmpA family protein — protein sequence MKKWHLAALLFCLIPLNLFAAQSNQAAQAGRFFVNPMVGIIDMESSSYDPELNFSLGGGYNYNANLSSEILATYAEDKSGSDSDVYSISIGGIYHLIPEESLVPYLVAGLGLLTVDEDGDDNDHHGQLNYGAGLKYFLSDDFAVNTEVRHMLATSGEPNNVLASAGLVYYFGGQKPAPAPLDSDGDGVIDAEDQCPNTPAGVTVNSMGCPLDTDGDCVYDYLDKCPGTPAGVAVDGKGCPLDTDGDGVYDYLDKCPGTPKGVAVDAVGCPLPMDSDGDGVYDDVDRCPNSPAGAHVDEYGCQLVLTLLIEFDTNKADIRPQHIQDMTNAAAFINKYPGEKILISGHTDSDGSETYNQQLSQRRADAVKAYLIQNYAIDGTNLTAKGFGESQPIANNTTAAGKQKNRRVELSLFNN from the coding sequence ATGAAAAAGTGGCACTTAGCAGCCCTGCTGTTCTGTCTCATTCCCCTCAATCTGTTCGCTGCACAGTCCAATCAAGCTGCTCAAGCAGGCCGCTTCTTTGTTAACCCGATGGTCGGCATCATTGACATGGAAAGCAGCAGCTACGATCCCGAACTCAACTTCAGTCTCGGCGGCGGCTACAACTATAACGCCAATCTCAGTAGCGAAATTCTGGCAACCTACGCGGAAGACAAAAGTGGTTCAGACAGTGATGTGTACAGTATCTCCATTGGCGGCATCTACCATCTGATCCCGGAAGAGAGTCTGGTCCCCTATCTGGTCGCCGGCCTCGGGCTGTTGACCGTGGATGAAGATGGAGACGACAATGACCACCATGGCCAGCTCAATTATGGTGCCGGGCTGAAATATTTCCTCTCCGATGACTTTGCCGTCAACACAGAAGTCCGTCACATGCTCGCCACCAGCGGTGAACCCAACAACGTGTTGGCCAGCGCTGGCTTGGTTTACTATTTCGGCGGTCAGAAACCAGCACCGGCACCGTTGGACAGCGATGGTGACGGCGTCATCGATGCTGAGGATCAATGCCCCAATACCCCCGCCGGTGTCACGGTAAACAGTATGGGTTGTCCATTGGATACTGATGGTGACTGCGTGTACGATTATCTTGATAAATGCCCCGGCACTCCAGCGGGTGTCGCTGTCGATGGTAAAGGATGTCCGCTGGATACCGATGGTGACGGCGTTTATGATTATCTCGACAAGTGTCCGGGAACGCCTAAAGGTGTGGCGGTTGATGCTGTAGGCTGCCCTCTGCCGATGGACAGTGACGGCGACGGCGTCTATGACGATGTTGATCGCTGCCCCAACTCCCCGGCAGGTGCTCATGTCGATGAATACGGCTGCCAACTGGTGTTAACCTTGCTGATTGAGTTTGACACCAACAAAGCGGATATCCGCCCGCAGCACATTCAGGACATGACCAACGCCGCCGCGTTCATCAACAAATATCCGGGCGAGAAGATCCTTATCTCCGGGCATACCGACAGCGACGGCAGTGAAACCTACAATCAACAACTGTCGCAACGTCGTGCTGATGCCGTCAAAGCGTACTTGATCCAGAACTACGCTATTGACGGAACAAACCTGACGGCCAAAGGTTTTGGTGAAAGCCAGCCCATCGCCAACAACACGACGGCTGCCGGCAAGCAGAAAAACCGCCGCGTTGAACTGAGCCTGTTTAACAACTAA